The Carassius carassius chromosome 34, fCarCar2.1, whole genome shotgun sequence genome has a segment encoding these proteins:
- the LOC132114455 gene encoding growth arrest and DNA damage-inducible protein GADD45 gamma-like produces MTFEEFSGQDNAGAAGDRMHRAGTALEELLVSARKQDCLTVGVYESAQVMNVDPDSVAFCVLATDEEYECDIALQIHFTLIQAFCFDNDINIVRVNYIERLADIVGSEQDEEPKDVHCILVTSPSADSLKDSALERLGLFCEESRNVYEWVPTISLPER; encoded by the exons ATGACTTTTGAAGAATTTAGTGGACAAGATAACGCAGGTGCTGCTGGCGATAG AATGCATAGGGCAGGAACAGCACTAGAGGAGCTTTTGGTCTCAGCTAGGAAGCAGGACTGCCTTACCGTTGGGGTATATGAGTCTGCACAAGTCATGAATGT TGACCCAGACAGCGTTGCTTTTTGCGTCCTGGCTACGGATGAGGAGTATGAATGTGACATCGCCTTGCAGATCCACTTCACTCTCATCCAAGCCTTCTGCTTCGACAACGACATCAACATTGTGCGTGTGAATTACATTGAACGTCTTGCTGACATTGTGGGCAGCGAACAGGATGAGGAACCTAAGGACGTACACTGCATACTTGTAACT agcccCAGTGCTGACTCTTTGAAAGATTCTGCTCTTGAGAGATTGGGCTTGTTCTGCGAGGAGAGCCGCAATGTCTACGAATGGGTGCCTACTATTAGTCTGCCGGAGCGATGA
- the LOC132114453 gene encoding cyclic AMP-responsive element-binding protein 3-like protein 3 → MSVCEDMENTDLFGLIFPDEDPVSGDLFLTEGNNLLDDLLLEQDMLSAMDTEEFLSSLLGEEEDGLTVSCLSQSPHGSDSGISEDTTPPYCQSPHDSSETDAVPSPGVEPLLYSECVTESYEAQVVQTDHSYTLPQGKDALLSVRSENPESDVFIDVDDLDDSMEDDFSPELPCSLTIEDFTQSSKLDNQFQFKEIVLTDEERRLLAKEGATIPTHMPLTKAEERTLKRVRRKIRNKQSAQESRKKKKVYVDGLENRVAICTAHNQELQKKVQMLQKQNISLIEQLRKLQAMVKMSTMKTTTTTTCIMVFLLSFCLIIFPSVNPFGSSNQKDLYTSSTGMSRALRSFPAIRKDDIISTSAKEVQDQDVLLMATIENNQVLLSGAQNHTPDYQRVEQSDSESGVNNNSSADFPDPAQSDLKADGSLSESHRNSASSPVIYDGQSKTEESWMEQKPTSVIIQQHRSDEM, encoded by the exons ATGTCAGTTTGCGAGGATATGGAGAACACAGACCTGTTTGGTCTAATCTTCCCAGATGAAGACCCAGTATCCGGCGATCTGTTCCTCACAGAGGGGAATAACTTGCTGGATGATTTGCTTTTAGAGCAAGAT ATGCTGAGTGCAATGGATACAGAGGAGTTTCTCAGCAGTCTTCTGGGGGAGGAAGAGGATGGCCTGACTGTAAGCTGCTTGTCTCAGTCTCCTCACGGCAGTGACAGCGGCATCTCTGAGGACACCACCCCTCCATACTGCCAGAGTCCACATGATAGCAGTGAGACAGACGCTGTCCCCAGTCCAGGCGTCGAGCCTCTGCTTTATTCTGAATGTGTGACAGAGAGCTACGAGGCTCAGGTGGTGCAGACAGACCACTCTTACACCCTTCCACAGGGCAAAGATGCCCTGCTGAGTGTCAGATCAGAGAATCCGGAGTCTGACGTCTTCATAGATGTAG ATGATTTGGATGATAGTATGGAAGATGACTTCTCCCCCGAGCTGCCCTGCTCACTCACGATTGAAGACTTCACACAGAGCAGCAAACTAGACAACCAG TTCCAGTTCAAAGAGATTGTTTTgactgatgaggagaggagactTCTGGCGAAAGAAGGTGCAACCATTCCAACTCATATGCCTCTTACAAAG GCCGAGGAACGGACCCTGAAGAGGGTGAGGAGAAAGATCCGGAATAAGCAGTCTGCTCAGGAGAGTCGCAAGAAGAAGAAAGTTTACGTTGATGGCCTAGAGAACAG GGTTGCGATCTGCACTGCTCACAACCAGGAATTACAGAAGAAAGTTCAGATGCTGCAGAAACAAAACAT ATCCCTTATTGAACAGCTAAGAAAACTGCAGGCTATGGTGAAAATGTCCACGATGAAAACCACCACAACTACCACTTGTATTATG GTGTTCCTGCTTTCTTTCTGTCTGATCATTTTCCCCTCAGTCAATCCTTTTGGCAGCAGCAATCAGAAAGATCTGTATACATCATCTACAG GAATGTCCCGAGCCCTACGGTCTTTTCCAGCTATCCGGAAAGATGACATTATATCCACGTCTGCTAAAGAAGTGCAAGATCAGGATGTCCTCCTCATGGCGACTATAGAGAATAACCAGGTGCTGCTGTCCGGTGCTCAGAACCACACACCTGACTACCAGCGGGTCGAGCAGTCTGACTCTGAGTCTGGTGTCAACAACAACTCATCTGCTGACTTCCCTGATCCTGCCCAGTCAGATCTCAAAGCGGACGGATCTCTCTCAGAGTCCCACAGGAACTCAGCATCTTCTCCAGTGATCTACGACGGCCAGAGCAAAACCGAGGAGAGCTGGATGGAACAGAAACCCACATCAGTTATAATTCAACAGCACCGATCTGATGAAATGTAG